From Pseudopipra pipra isolate bDixPip1 chromosome 13, bDixPip1.hap1, whole genome shotgun sequence, a single genomic window includes:
- the LOC135421330 gene encoding LOW QUALITY PROTEIN: gap junction alpha-3 protein-like (The sequence of the model RefSeq protein was modified relative to this genomic sequence to represent the inferred CDS: inserted 2 bases in 1 codon), which translates to MGWRCGGLWGGCVWRAAVLQXAACAMGDWSLLGRLLENAQEHSTVVGKVWLTVLFVFRILVLGAAAERVWGDELSGFSCDTQQPGCQNACYDSTFPISHLRFWVLQIIFVSTPSLVYLGHILHLVHLEEKAQQQAAARAGSGARRPRPRQPQLPAGDTRGRVCMRGAILRTYICNVVFKALLEVAFIVGQYTLYGFQLKPLYTCSRWPCPNTVNCYISRPTEKTIFILFMLGVACVSLLLNLVEIYYLGLTKCRQGPGPKSRIITTPSGPLGPRSAHVTLPRVGSPLAAGRSPHGLAPLKKAGAWLGVAGGSHGEMRAADLAV; encoded by the exons ATGGGGTGGCGGTGTGGTGGGCTGTGGGGCGGCTGTGTCTGGAGGGCGGCTGTCTTGCA GGCAGCGTGTGCCATGGGGGACTGGAGCCTGCTGGGGCGGCTGCTGGAGAACGCCCAGGAGCACTCCACAGTGGTGGGGAAGGTCTGGCTCACCGTCCTCTTCGTCTTCCGCATCCTGGTGCTGGGGGCAGCCGCTGAGCGGGTCTGGGGTGACGAGCTGTCTGGCTTCTCCTGCGACACGCAGCAGCCCGGCTGCCAGAACGCCTGCTATGACAGCACCTTCCCCATCTCCCATCTCCGCTTCTGGGTCCTGCAGATCATCTTCGTCTCCACCCCCAGCCTTGTGTATCtgggccacatcctgcacctgGTGCATCTGGAGGAGAAGGCACAGCAGCAAGCGGCAGCGCGGGCCGGCAGCGGGGCCAGGCGGCCGcgccccaggcagccccagctccctgcaggggACACGCGGGGACGGGTCTGCATGCGGGGGGCCATCCTGAGGACGTACATCTGCAACGTTGTCTTCAAGGCTCTCTTGGAAGTGGCCTTCATTGTGGGCCAGTACACCTTGTATGGGTTCCAGCTGAAGCCCCTCTACACCTGCAGCCGCTGGCCCTGCCCCAACACTGTCAACTGCTACATCTCCCGGCCCACTGAGAAGACCATCTTCATCCTCTTCATGCTGGGGGTGGCCTGCGTGTCCCTGCTGCTCAACCTGGTGGAGATCTACTACCTGGGTCTCACCAAGTGCCGGCAGGGGCCAGGCCCCAAGTCCCGCATCATAACCACTCCCAGTGGCCCTTTAGGGCCCCGCAGTGCCCATGTCACCCTGCCCAGGGTTGGCAGCCCCCTGGCTGCTGGCAGATCCCCCCATGGCCTGGCACCCCTGAAGAAGGCGGGAGCGTGGCTAGGGGTGGCTGGTGGGTCCCACGGGGAGATGCGAGCGGCAGACCTGGCAGTGTGA
- the GJB1 gene encoding gap junction beta-1 protein, which translates to MNWAGLYTVLSGVNRHSTAIGRIWLSVIFIFRIMVLVVAAESVWGDEKSAFTCNTQQPGCNSVCYDHFFPISHIRLWALQLILVTTPALLVAMHVAYQQHQEKKLLLLTGHGDAKHMEEVKKHKMRISGSLWWTYVCSVVFRLLFEAVFMYIFYMLYPGYQMMRLVKCEAYPCPNTVDCFISRPTEKTIFTVFMLVTSSICIVLNMAELVYLVVRACARRSRHNSNPSSGKSSFYGHKHSSEYKQNEINQLLTEQDGSLKDMLRRNSGLQEKGDRCSAC; encoded by the coding sequence ATGAACTGGGCCGGGCTCTACACGGTCCTGAGCGGGGTGAACCGCCATTCCACCGCCATCGGCCGCATCTGGCTCTCCGTCATCTTCATCTTCCGGATaatggtgctggtggtggcagcTGAGAGTGTCTGGGGGGATGAGAAATCCGCCTTCACCTGCAACactcagcagcctggctgcaACAGTGTCTGCTACGACCACTTCTTCCCCATCTCCCACATCCGTCTGTGGGCCCTGCAGCTCATCCTCGTCACCACACCAGCCCTTCTTGTAGCCATGCACGTGGCCtaccagcagcaccaggagaagaagctgctgctgctgacggGGCACGGAGATGCCAAGCACATGGAAGAGGTGAAGAAGCACAAGATGCGCATCTCGGGTTCGCTGTGGTGGACGTACGTCTGCAGCGTGGTCTTCAGGCTGCTCTTCGAGGCTGTGTTCATGTACATCTTCTACATGCTCTACCCGGGCTACCAGATGATGCGGCTGGTCAAGTGCGAGGCTTATCCCTGCCCTAACACTGTTGACTGCTTCATCTCCCGGCCCACTGAGAAGACCATCTTCACCGTCTTCATGCTGGTCACCTCCAGCATCTGCATTGTCCTCAATATGGCAGAGCTGGTCTACCTGGTGGTGCGGGCCTGTGCCCGCCGGAGCCGGCACAACTCCAACCCCTCGTCGGGGAAGAGCTCCTTCTATGGGCACAAGCATTCCTCCGAGTACAAGCAGAATGAGATCAACCAGCTGCTGACAGAGCAGGACGGTTCCCTCAAGGACATGCTGCGCCGCAActctgggctgcaggagaagggTGACCGCTGCTCTGCCTGCTAG